In one window of Lewinella sp. 4G2 DNA:
- a CDS encoding glucosaminidase domain-containing protein gives MLKFILPLLAVVCLCSTTAQAETSAKSSNQLAYIAKYKDIAMREMQRAGIPASIKLAQGLHETGAGKSVLARSANNHFGIKCGGNWKGEEYYREDDDYNSRGQLIKSCFRKYRNAEASYVAHSEFLRNPAKAYRYGALFRLDPRDYRAWAKGLRSSGYATDPRYADILIALIERYNLTQYDRPFVTTPEEVTEPVREEVSRAVTGILRTNDVTYFVSEAPVSVDEIAKQVDLSVERLLSYNEGLNKDGQQVGSGERVFLKKKRRAYRGREAYHTVKPGENLYDIAQKYGLRLKILARRNRLEQDSDPATGQRIKLRGSKVKKAPKVESGRPAATNTGTTTSTTNDGSTPPRGQVVAPRTPRPTVRPTPRTNPPTTITRPTSTNTGSTSSFHSVKAGETLYAISRRYGLTVAALKQLNGLSTNNISVGQQLKVR, from the coding sequence ATGCTGAAATTCATCCTCCCCCTGCTGGCGGTCGTTTGCCTATGCAGTACAACTGCCCAAGCTGAGACGAGTGCCAAATCGTCCAACCAGCTCGCCTACATTGCGAAGTACAAGGACATTGCTATGCGCGAAATGCAACGCGCGGGCATCCCCGCCAGTATCAAATTGGCGCAAGGCCTGCACGAAACGGGCGCCGGCAAAAGTGTGCTGGCCCGCTCCGCTAACAACCACTTCGGCATCAAATGCGGGGGAAATTGGAAGGGGGAAGAGTACTACCGTGAGGACGACGATTACAATAGCCGTGGCCAACTCATTAAGAGCTGTTTCCGTAAGTACCGCAACGCTGAGGCCAGCTACGTAGCGCACTCCGAATTCCTACGCAACCCCGCCAAAGCTTACCGCTACGGTGCCCTGTTCCGGTTGGACCCACGCGACTACCGCGCCTGGGCGAAAGGTCTGCGCTCTTCCGGATACGCGACTGACCCCCGGTACGCGGATATCCTAATTGCTCTGATTGAGCGGTATAATTTGACCCAGTACGACCGGCCCTTCGTGACGACCCCCGAAGAAGTTACCGAGCCCGTCCGTGAGGAAGTCAGCCGCGCCGTCACCGGCATCCTGAGAACGAATGACGTTACCTACTTCGTCAGCGAAGCGCCAGTGTCTGTAGACGAAATTGCCAAGCAGGTGGACCTCAGCGTTGAGCGCCTGCTTTCCTACAACGAAGGTTTGAATAAGGACGGCCAGCAGGTAGGATCGGGCGAACGTGTTTTCCTGAAGAAGAAGCGCCGTGCTTACCGTGGCCGAGAGGCTTACCACACCGTTAAACCGGGCGAAAACCTCTACGATATTGCCCAGAAGTATGGCCTCCGCCTGAAAATCCTGGCCCGCCGGAACCGACTTGAGCAGGATTCCGACCCCGCCACCGGCCAACGCATCAAACTCCGGGGCAGTAAGGTCAAAAAGGCACCCAAGGTAGAAAGTGGCCGCCCCGCAGCGACTAATACGGGGACCACGACCAGCACTACGAATGACGGATCTACCCCACCCCGTGGGCAAGTCGTAGCGCCGCGCACCCCCCGGCCTACCGTTCGCCCGACGCCCCGGACGAACCCACCCACAACGATTACGCGCCCGACTTCTACGAATACCGGGTCTACTTCCAGTTTCCACTCCGTGAAGGCGGGCGAGACGCTGTACGCCATCAGCCGCCGCTACGGATTGACGGTGGCAGCCCTGAAGCAACTGAATGGATTGAGCACCAACAACATTTCCGTTGGTCAACAACTGAAGGTGCGCTAA
- a CDS encoding ComF family protein: protein MSFTKHWEYPENELTDRFAGRVPLVFGAAYMDFKDDSAVQSLIHALKYHNRPEVGVELGAMFAEELLDNDVVRNVDYLIPVPIHGKRKRQRGYNQAERIAVGMSEVLGIPVLAQGLARRSFQQSQTKLGKLDRIANVEETFVIGRHDLSDKTVLLIDDVITTGATLDYCSQAILKRYPDARIGVAALALTQ from the coding sequence TTGAGTTTCACCAAACACTGGGAATACCCGGAGAATGAGCTGACGGACCGCTTCGCCGGCCGGGTTCCACTCGTCTTTGGCGCGGCGTATATGGACTTCAAAGATGATAGCGCGGTACAAAGCCTCATCCACGCCCTCAAGTACCACAACCGGCCGGAAGTAGGCGTGGAGCTGGGCGCGATGTTTGCGGAAGAACTGCTCGACAATGACGTCGTCCGTAACGTGGACTACCTGATTCCCGTCCCCATCCACGGTAAACGTAAGCGGCAAAGAGGCTACAACCAGGCTGAACGGATTGCCGTCGGTATGAGCGAAGTGCTCGGTATCCCGGTACTGGCTCAAGGGCTGGCCCGCCGCAGCTTCCAACAGTCACAGACTAAGTTGGGTAAGCTGGACCGGATCGCTAACGTGGAGGAAACTTTCGTGATCGGGCGGCACGATCTCTCCGACAAGACAGTACTACTAATTGATGATGTAATCACTACCGGAGCGACGCTGGATTACTGTAGCCAGGCTATTCTCAAACGTTACCCGGACGCTCGCATTGGGGTTGCCGCGTTGGCCCTCACCCAATAA
- the guaB gene encoding IMP dehydrogenase — protein MESNQSYPPKFAQQGLTFDDVLLLPAYSEVLPREVNLSSQLTRGLRLNAPIVSAAMDTVTDGRLAIAIARQGGIGIVHKNMTIAQQAEQIRMVKRSESGMIVDPVTLKINATVGDARALMQRHRIGGIPIVDDQGMLVGILTNRDLRFEKEVSREIRTIMTTENLVTAPVGTTLEQAKDILQSHKIEKLPVVDDHGKLAGLITYKDIIKVQDYPNACKDSYGRLVVGGAIGVTADMLERVQALVNVNVDVITIDTAHGHSKGVLDAVRKTKDAFPDLQIIGGNVATGAAALALANAGADGVKVGVGPGSICTTRIVAGVGVPQLSAIHNAYEALKGTGVPIIGDGGIRYSGDIVKALAAGASTIMAGSLFAGVDESPGETILYDGRKFKVYRGMGSLGAMNKGSKDRYFQDVEDDVKKLVPEGIEGRIPYKGSLAEVVNQYLGGLRAGMGYCGAATIDGLLDAEFVRISGAGMAESHPHNITITKEAPNYSRR, from the coding sequence ATGGAATCCAACCAAAGCTACCCCCCCAAGTTTGCCCAGCAAGGACTGACCTTTGACGACGTCCTCCTTCTTCCGGCTTACAGTGAGGTTCTGCCCCGCGAGGTCAACCTCTCCTCCCAACTTACCCGTGGTCTTCGCCTGAACGCGCCCATCGTATCCGCCGCCATGGATACGGTTACTGACGGTCGCCTGGCCATCGCCATCGCCCGGCAGGGAGGTATTGGAATCGTCCACAAGAACATGACGATCGCCCAGCAGGCCGAGCAGATCCGTATGGTGAAGCGTTCCGAATCGGGCATGATCGTGGATCCCGTAACCTTGAAAATCAACGCAACGGTTGGCGACGCACGCGCGCTGATGCAGCGCCACCGCATCGGGGGAATTCCCATCGTTGACGATCAGGGAATGCTCGTTGGCATCCTGACCAACCGGGATCTCCGCTTCGAAAAAGAAGTGTCCCGCGAGATCAGGACGATCATGACCACCGAGAACCTGGTCACCGCACCGGTGGGCACTACGCTGGAGCAGGCGAAGGACATCCTCCAGAGCCACAAAATTGAAAAGCTCCCCGTCGTCGATGACCACGGTAAACTCGCCGGGCTGATCACCTACAAGGACATCATCAAGGTCCAGGATTACCCCAACGCCTGTAAGGATTCCTACGGTCGCCTCGTCGTTGGCGGCGCGATTGGCGTCACTGCCGACATGTTGGAGCGGGTGCAAGCCCTCGTCAACGTCAACGTTGACGTGATCACCATCGATACGGCCCACGGCCACAGTAAGGGGGTCCTGGATGCGGTCCGCAAGACCAAGGATGCCTTTCCCGATCTGCAAATCATTGGCGGTAACGTGGCCACCGGTGCTGCTGCTCTGGCCCTCGCTAATGCTGGCGCGGATGGTGTGAAGGTGGGCGTAGGACCTGGCTCAATCTGTACTACGCGCATCGTGGCGGGTGTAGGTGTACCCCAACTCTCCGCCATTCACAATGCTTACGAAGCGTTGAAGGGCACTGGCGTCCCCATTATCGGTGACGGTGGCATCCGTTACTCCGGCGACATCGTGAAGGCCCTTGCGGCTGGCGCGTCCACCATCATGGCGGGTAGCCTTTTTGCGGGTGTCGACGAAAGCCCGGGTGAAACCATCCTGTATGACGGGCGTAAGTTCAAGGTCTACCGCGGCATGGGCTCACTCGGCGCTATGAATAAGGGCAGCAAGGATCGTTACTTCCAGGACGTTGAGGACGACGTCAAGAAACTCGTCCCCGAAGGGATCGAGGGTCGCATTCCTTACAAGGGAAGCCTGGCCGAAGTCGTCAACCAATACCTCGGTGGCCTCCGCGCCGGCATGGGTTACTGTGGCGCCGCTACTATCGATGGCCTCCTGGACGCTGAGTTCGTGCGCATCTCCGGTGCGGGCATGGCGGAGAGCCACCCCCACAACATCACGATCACCAAGGAAGCACCGAATTACTCCCGGCGCTAA
- a CDS encoding ADP-ribosylglycohydrolase family protein, which translates to MRSYQLTTVAVTLILLLVGGGCNESPTQSPLRPTPKPTTIHTEADYQDLSIPDSVLYDKVLGSLVGSAIGDAMGAPTEMWNQWAISEEYGHVKDLDVVLREPSPEGPWDFNLPPGAGTDDTRWKALTTEFLIQEHLLRGSKPLDLKADRFATFVNQAYERSVNELRETKGLEPEPLEDGMRRVTWLQEWAKVSRAYVSGDIDAYRNATTKFYGGEMACAGMLYAPTIGAAFPGRPEAAYRAAYDLGIFDLGYARDITGLTAALTAAAFSDGLSLDTVRNVARDVDPEGFFRSRLLGRVSYQQYRSARGIVRQASRITREEAAAMKMTFPDDYPYDSLTYARTLKAYELLRQASQDAPFHAGEIHLINLTALLISDLDFSKAMEFVTNYGRDNDTVAAVTGAILGALHGYNALPPEQRERVVKINRDVLDIDLETLAWEMTQAIISRRPEVFK; encoded by the coding sequence ATGCGTTCCTACCAGCTAACTACCGTTGCCGTCACCCTGATCCTGCTATTGGTGGGTGGTGGCTGCAATGAGTCACCAACCCAATCACCATTGAGACCGACTCCGAAACCGACTACCATTCACACCGAGGCTGACTATCAGGACCTCTCAATCCCGGACTCCGTCCTATACGATAAAGTGTTGGGCAGCCTGGTCGGGTCAGCCATCGGTGATGCCATGGGCGCCCCCACCGAAATGTGGAACCAGTGGGCCATCAGCGAAGAGTATGGCCACGTCAAAGACCTGGATGTCGTCCTCCGCGAACCCAGTCCCGAAGGACCGTGGGATTTCAACCTACCCCCCGGCGCCGGGACGGACGATACCCGGTGGAAAGCCCTCACCACGGAATTTTTGATCCAGGAGCACCTACTGCGGGGAAGTAAACCACTGGACCTTAAGGCCGACCGCTTCGCTACTTTTGTCAATCAGGCTTATGAGCGATCCGTCAACGAACTGAGGGAAACCAAAGGCCTGGAACCTGAACCCCTGGAAGACGGTATGCGCCGCGTCACCTGGTTGCAGGAGTGGGCCAAGGTCAGCCGGGCCTACGTAAGTGGAGACATCGATGCTTACCGGAATGCGACGACGAAATTCTACGGAGGGGAGATGGCCTGCGCCGGCATGCTCTACGCTCCCACCATTGGAGCTGCCTTCCCCGGCCGCCCCGAAGCAGCCTACCGAGCGGCTTATGACTTGGGCATTTTCGACCTGGGTTACGCACGGGACATCACCGGCCTCACCGCCGCACTTACAGCCGCTGCCTTCAGTGACGGTCTTTCCCTGGATACCGTACGGAACGTGGCGCGGGACGTCGACCCGGAAGGGTTTTTCCGCTCCCGCCTATTAGGAAGGGTGAGCTACCAACAGTACCGCAGCGCCCGCGGCATCGTCCGCCAAGCCAGCCGAATCACCCGGGAGGAAGCCGCCGCAATGAAAATGACCTTTCCGGATGACTATCCCTACGATAGCCTGACCTACGCCCGAACCCTCAAAGCGTACGAGCTACTGAGGCAAGCTAGCCAGGATGCGCCTTTCCACGCCGGGGAAATTCATCTCATCAACCTTACCGCGCTGCTAATATCAGACTTGGACTTTTCCAAAGCAATGGAGTTCGTCACCAACTACGGGCGGGATAACGATACCGTTGCCGCCGTGACGGGAGCTATTCTGGGTGCCCTCCACGGATATAATGCCCTTCCCCCGGAGCAAAGGGAGCGGGTAGTGAAGATCAACCGGGACGTCCTCGACATCGATTTGGAAACCCTGGCTTGGGAGATGACGCAGGCCATCATATCTCGTCGTCCGGAAGTGTTCAAGTAG
- a CDS encoding FKBP-type peptidyl-prolyl cis-trans isomerase gives MKYLLCVLLLGVFLYSACGSNDNLSFCEEEMLPTLQEYIDTNMLNVTPGADNSFSYLILEAGDGERPQPNSMVTVNYVGMKTNGDIFDQTTGNPRTFSLSGLIRGWQLGIPLVGAGGRIQLFLPPEVAYGTRGVPGSICPNTPLVFEIELVSFTQ, from the coding sequence ATGAAATATCTACTCTGTGTTCTGCTCCTGGGTGTTTTCCTCTATTCTGCCTGTGGTAGTAACGATAACCTGAGTTTCTGTGAGGAGGAGATGCTGCCCACGCTGCAGGAGTACATTGATACGAATATGCTGAACGTGACGCCCGGCGCGGACAATAGCTTTAGCTACCTGATCCTCGAGGCGGGGGATGGGGAGCGCCCGCAGCCAAATTCTATGGTGACCGTCAACTACGTTGGCATGAAAACCAACGGTGATATCTTCGACCAAACGACTGGCAACCCGCGGACGTTTAGCCTTTCCGGTTTGATCAGAGGTTGGCAATTGGGTATTCCGCTAGTTGGTGCCGGTGGTAGAATTCAACTCTTCTTACCTCCGGAAGTAGCCTACGGCACCCGTGGCGTACCCGGCAGTATTTGCCCCAACACCCCCCTGGTGTTTGAGATTGAACTGGTAAGCTTCACCCAGTAA
- a CDS encoding TrmH family RNA methyltransferase, giving the protein METSGRRHALTLLLVDLRDPLNVGSAFRIADATGAKIVLAGTTPTPPNSKINKTARSTVRSVPYQTVVNGMDFLMSKRQEGAHLLALELTDSSSSVLSYELPQDVRDGHREVVLLPGAEAAGVAPELLAQVDAAVHLPMHGQNTSLNVSVAIGAAVYALLGQLQ; this is encoded by the coding sequence GTGGAGACCTCCGGGCGGCGGCACGCACTAACCTTGCTACTGGTGGATCTGCGCGACCCCCTCAACGTTGGGTCTGCCTTCCGAATTGCCGATGCTACCGGAGCCAAAATCGTACTGGCGGGCACCACACCTACCCCGCCGAATAGTAAGATCAACAAAACGGCACGCTCAACGGTCAGGTCCGTCCCCTACCAAACGGTAGTTAACGGGATGGATTTTCTGATGTCCAAAAGACAGGAAGGGGCTCACTTACTGGCCCTGGAATTGACGGATAGCAGCAGCTCCGTATTAAGCTACGAGCTACCCCAAGACGTCCGCGACGGACATCGGGAAGTAGTACTGCTTCCCGGTGCGGAAGCTGCTGGGGTTGCCCCCGAGTTACTTGCGCAGGTAGATGCCGCCGTACACCTACCGATGCACGGACAAAACACAAGCCTGAACGTATCCGTAGCTATTGGCGCGGCCGTATACGCATTGCTCGGGCAGCTTCAATAG
- a CDS encoding lipopolysaccharide assembly protein LapB codes for MSKRNEQRRLALKKLVADFEESIRRDEPLFLGQEEFEDILGFYFEAGDFDQTLLVADVALAQHSYTPEFYRWKALIHKINFQEEEALDTLNRLAVYAPNDEESLMLKLEILIHFNKVEEAQEVLSTLFARIQEDKKLSLLHFFEGLIHLHTEEVASAWSSLIKAIQLDPYQEPAIDEALNAAEFAFYQKELSNVLERILDKDPFNHLAWFYLGLWYEDHGEDFKSLDAFSSARSLFDKDARYELSYADKLFDLERYSTALVVYRSYFSMPNAESNYETFMRMGRSYQMLEDLGRAKAAYFKAVEADPRMFDAYQYLGECFAAEGKWGVAAHNYGRAVEQTGHSADCWLGLALCQSALNETEEADAAFRKAITHQQQYSDAIVAYAIFLVDLGEESKARFLLEDSLSRYEDATLLYGMVAVCYVTKRRVQALELLNDALSNYYDDRELLLNWYPDLLEDDQFRAIYALYENR; via the coding sequence ATGAGCAAAAGAAATGAGCAGCGCCGTTTAGCCCTCAAGAAGTTAGTGGCGGACTTCGAAGAGAGCATTCGCAGAGATGAGCCCCTTTTCCTCGGCCAGGAAGAATTTGAGGATATTCTTGGCTTCTACTTTGAGGCTGGAGATTTCGACCAAACCCTATTAGTAGCCGATGTTGCCCTGGCGCAGCACAGCTATACTCCGGAGTTTTACCGTTGGAAAGCATTGATTCACAAAATCAATTTTCAGGAGGAGGAAGCGTTGGACACACTTAACCGCTTAGCTGTTTACGCTCCAAACGACGAAGAATCTCTCATGCTGAAGCTGGAGATACTGATCCATTTCAACAAGGTAGAGGAGGCGCAAGAGGTGCTCAGTACCCTATTCGCCCGCATCCAGGAAGACAAAAAACTTAGCCTACTCCACTTCTTTGAGGGCTTAATTCATCTTCACACGGAAGAAGTGGCCTCCGCTTGGTCTTCCCTCATTAAAGCTATCCAACTCGACCCTTACCAGGAACCTGCAATCGACGAAGCTCTCAACGCTGCTGAATTTGCTTTTTACCAAAAGGAACTTTCCAACGTGCTGGAGAGGATTTTGGATAAAGACCCCTTCAACCACCTCGCCTGGTTCTACCTCGGCTTGTGGTACGAGGACCACGGGGAGGACTTCAAATCGCTGGACGCCTTTAGTAGTGCCCGCTCTTTATTTGATAAGGACGCCCGCTACGAATTATCCTATGCGGACAAACTCTTTGACCTCGAACGGTACAGTACCGCCCTGGTAGTCTACCGTAGCTACTTCTCGATGCCCAATGCAGAAAGCAACTACGAGACGTTCATGCGGATGGGGCGCTCCTACCAAATGCTTGAGGACTTAGGCCGGGCTAAAGCAGCCTACTTCAAGGCGGTAGAAGCAGATCCTCGCATGTTTGATGCTTACCAATATCTGGGTGAGTGCTTTGCGGCGGAGGGTAAATGGGGCGTCGCTGCGCATAACTACGGCCGAGCCGTTGAGCAGACCGGTCATTCCGCAGACTGCTGGTTGGGGCTCGCCCTTTGCCAGAGTGCCCTCAACGAAACGGAAGAAGCTGATGCTGCTTTCCGTAAAGCCATTACCCACCAGCAGCAGTATAGCGATGCGATCGTGGCTTACGCTATTTTTCTGGTTGACCTGGGAGAAGAGAGCAAGGCCAGATTTCTGCTCGAGGATTCTTTGTCCCGCTACGAAGACGCTACGCTGCTCTACGGAATGGTTGCCGTCTGTTACGTCACCAAGCGGCGTGTTCAGGCACTAGAATTACTCAACGACGCCCTTTCTAACTACTACGATGATCGGGAACTACTCCTGAATTGGTACCCTGATCTGCTGGAGGATGACCAGTTCCGCGCCATTTACGCGCTTTACGAAAATCGGTAA
- a CDS encoding peptidoglycan-binding protein — protein sequence MTPSLTSKATLFLFTLLACFPLKAQDIYAVHAGIFRDVRGQDFKIIGDLGYVYSLPASDKEVEVMVGQYTSKNKATGILQQLNDRGFQNARLVTIPSTAGTPEIMVQFALHGTDRPIKWKEYLKLGPLHASSLDGTLKVFTGPYPSTEAAKTAIKQIKAAGYADAFVKIVPSLQLIPIDVFETGVKQPLIPIVLPPRPAIADTADQNLSQPTTAPRAKVTNVGEDVSEDTGTVIPRAGNSAKTPNKEVTRDAPSPTPMGSTVVVPTNSNNAPSSTIRDEKEVLPASEAVPPTSTALVKPPNLDGSTKRHSTAELQTILTQRGFYTSGIDGLYGPGTQQAYERAVRELPALVLYKQYASHSPRSLVTGDIPATSWPETQLLLTVADELAAGTTDQKRAKFLKQQRKALYTTKTTLSAVASSRTKDWAASLWENLNDWASEDPFHSHVITALKVSYHQTQSRLEQHYSDAGFTDVEARDLAIAMMQNLVGAELNRFL from the coding sequence ATGACACCCTCACTCACCAGTAAAGCTACGCTGTTCCTGTTTACGCTATTGGCCTGCTTCCCCCTGAAAGCGCAGGATATTTACGCCGTGCACGCAGGCATCTTCCGTGACGTTCGTGGTCAGGACTTCAAGATAATCGGAGATCTGGGTTATGTGTACAGTCTACCGGCCAGTGACAAAGAAGTCGAGGTAATGGTGGGGCAATATACCAGTAAGAATAAGGCCACCGGTATCCTTCAACAGTTGAACGACCGCGGGTTTCAGAATGCGCGCCTGGTCACTATTCCAAGTACTGCGGGTACGCCGGAAATTATGGTTCAGTTTGCCCTGCACGGAACCGATAGGCCAATCAAGTGGAAGGAATACCTCAAGTTGGGCCCACTGCACGCTAGCTCTTTGGACGGCACCCTCAAGGTTTTTACTGGTCCTTATCCTTCGACCGAAGCCGCGAAAACTGCCATTAAACAGATTAAGGCGGCGGGCTATGCGGATGCCTTCGTCAAAATTGTTCCTTCACTTCAGCTCATACCTATTGACGTGTTTGAGACTGGCGTGAAACAACCCCTGATTCCCATCGTGCTACCACCCCGGCCGGCTATTGCGGATACTGCTGATCAGAACTTAAGCCAACCGACTACTGCCCCCCGCGCAAAAGTCACCAATGTGGGAGAAGATGTTTCTGAAGATACGGGAACCGTCATTCCTCGCGCCGGCAACTCCGCTAAGACTCCTAATAAGGAGGTGACACGCGACGCTCCCTCCCCTACCCCAATGGGATCGACGGTAGTTGTACCTACCAATTCCAACAATGCGCCAAGCAGTACCATCAGAGATGAAAAGGAAGTACTTCCCGCATCAGAAGCAGTCCCCCCTACTTCGACAGCACTCGTAAAACCGCCTAACCTAGATGGTAGTACGAAACGGCACAGTACGGCTGAGTTACAGACTATACTTACGCAGCGTGGTTTCTACACTTCTGGCATTGATGGCCTTTACGGGCCGGGTACGCAGCAAGCCTACGAGCGAGCCGTCCGTGAACTACCCGCACTCGTTTTGTATAAGCAATACGCCAGCCATTCTCCCCGAAGTTTAGTTACGGGTGACATTCCGGCTACCTCCTGGCCGGAAACCCAGCTGCTGCTCACCGTTGCGGACGAATTAGCGGCTGGCACTACCGACCAAAAGCGGGCCAAGTTTCTAAAACAGCAGCGTAAGGCACTGTATACGACTAAAACGACGCTGAGTGCAGTGGCCAGCAGCCGTACTAAAGATTGGGCCGCCAGCTTATGGGAGAACCTAAATGACTGGGCTAGTGAAGACCCGTTCCACTCTCACGTCATCACCGCGTTGAAAGTAAGTTACCACCAAACTCAATCGCGTTTGGAGCAACACTATTCAGATGCTGGATTTACGGATGTTGAAGCTAGAGACCTGGCGATCGCGATGATGCAAAATCTCGTCGGGGCAGAGTTGAATAGATTTTTGTAG
- the obgE gene encoding GTPase ObgE gives MANGNFVDYVKIYLRSGDGGAGSAHFYRAKGILKGGPDGGDGGRGGHIILKGNRNLWTLLGFKYRKHTKAPHGGGGSENNRHGSDGDDVILEVPLGTLVRDPETGEVLFEISEHDKETIIVPGGRGGKGNTFFKSSTHQTPRYAQPGEDGEEVWRILELKLLADVGLVGLPNVGKSTLLSVMSAAKPEIANYEFTTLVPNLGMVQYRDGRSFAMADIPGIIKGAHTGKGLGHRFLRHIERNATLLFCIPADADDIRGQYQILLNELKQYNPELLDKPRILALTRADMVDDELKEMRADEIPTDLQHIYISAITGEGIQELKDLLYQKVIAQREDYDGPQLAMEEE, from the coding sequence ATGGCAAACGGTAACTTCGTTGACTACGTTAAGATATACCTTCGTTCCGGAGATGGGGGGGCGGGCTCTGCTCACTTCTACCGGGCAAAAGGTATCCTGAAGGGTGGGCCTGATGGCGGCGATGGCGGACGGGGAGGACACATCATATTAAAGGGGAACCGAAATCTCTGGACACTACTAGGCTTCAAATACCGTAAGCATACCAAAGCACCACACGGTGGAGGAGGTAGCGAAAATAATCGCCACGGGTCCGATGGGGATGACGTAATTCTGGAAGTTCCGCTCGGTACACTGGTCCGCGACCCAGAGACGGGAGAGGTACTTTTTGAAATATCGGAGCACGATAAGGAAACAATCATCGTACCCGGTGGCCGTGGAGGGAAGGGAAACACGTTCTTCAAGTCTTCCACCCACCAGACCCCTCGCTATGCGCAGCCCGGCGAAGATGGCGAAGAAGTGTGGCGCATTCTGGAGCTTAAGCTTTTAGCTGACGTTGGTTTAGTCGGTCTTCCTAACGTCGGTAAATCCACTTTACTAAGTGTAATGTCAGCGGCTAAACCAGAGATCGCTAACTATGAGTTCACGACGCTAGTCCCCAATCTGGGGATGGTCCAATACCGTGATGGCCGGTCATTTGCCATGGCGGATATCCCCGGAATTATCAAGGGCGCTCATACGGGCAAAGGGCTGGGGCATCGCTTCCTACGCCACATCGAACGGAACGCTACGCTGCTTTTCTGTATCCCCGCCGATGCGGATGACATCCGGGGCCAGTATCAGATACTACTCAACGAACTAAAGCAGTACAATCCGGAACTGCTGGATAAGCCCCGCATCCTGGCGCTAACCCGGGCCGATATGGTAGATGATGAACTGAAGGAAATGAGGGCGGATGAGATTCCAACGGACCTACAGCACATTTACATATCCGCCATTACGGGAGAGGGCATCCAAGAATTAAAGGACTTGCTGTACCAAAAAGTGATCGCTCAGCGGGAGGATTACGACGGGCCGCAGTTAGCCATGGAAGAAGAATAG
- a CDS encoding adenylate kinase: MYNLILFGPPGSGKGTQAGKLVEKHGFLHISTGDMFREELSKNTPLGQEARSFMDRGHLVPDEVTIAMLRKRVEANPDVEGIIFDGFPRTDPQAVALNELMEELNSQIDALILLDVNKDEVVKRILGRGATSGRADDLKVDTITTRYDNFVAYTTPVYHYYDELGLAHKVDGMGSIDEVAAAVEAIVSPELH, from the coding sequence ATGTACAACTTAATTCTATTTGGCCCTCCTGGATCAGGCAAAGGCACTCAGGCGGGAAAGCTGGTCGAGAAGCATGGTTTCCTTCACATCAGTACGGGGGATATGTTCCGCGAGGAACTGAGCAAGAACACACCCCTTGGCCAGGAAGCCAGAAGTTTTATGGATCGTGGCCACCTAGTCCCGGATGAAGTGACCATTGCCATGTTGCGGAAGCGAGTGGAGGCTAACCCAGACGTTGAAGGGATCATTTTTGATGGCTTTCCACGGACGGACCCTCAAGCTGTTGCCCTCAATGAACTCATGGAGGAGTTGAATAGCCAGATTGATGCCCTCATTCTCCTGGACGTCAATAAGGATGAAGTCGTGAAGAGAATTCTTGGCCGTGGAGCTACAAGTGGGCGGGCGGACGATCTCAAGGTAGATACTATCACTACGCGCTACGATAATTTCGTTGCTTATACGACGCCGGTCTACCATTACTACGATGAGCTTGGCTTAGCGCATAAAGTTGACGGCATGGGGAGCATTGATGAGGTTGCCGCGGCCGTTGAAGCGATCGTTTCTCCGGAACTTCACTAA